A DNA window from Argopecten irradians isolate NY chromosome 10, Ai_NY, whole genome shotgun sequence contains the following coding sequences:
- the LOC138333006 gene encoding LOW QUALITY PROTEIN: uncharacterized protein (The sequence of the model RefSeq protein was modified relative to this genomic sequence to represent the inferred CDS: inserted 1 base in 1 codon), translated as MKVPPGARKIKPSSVVLTKLAPSDLPDGITCNIHDSPGVACPLSITMNSTTSEKQLPGGADSGHGLSGITNSYTDDRPTETSSIEPLRKRSKERNAMSPTSYFKQETLGTSASENVYEASPRKRRKLHFPSSPRPGDVNLHVLSDSEITDGNMTRNAKEQPSTSSRNQQRITMTIPTVIGVSFGSSDNNISNIHAQTVNTSTSLESSSGGINVSTKVNVSNNLFAKSEGIAMKNSRGNFGDETRLSCKPKELTTKSHDDTITPFTPGAKATESFILPKNMKKSNNTIENITAKLMREKQEAGNCSVSAGVSLPKTNRQALITSAYTAVKPTNKQLSVDQRGHRSRKRPVQKQYVRSNSAIVVPLKEESLNRERCSSVPSPGASKLKETRKLLKSAISASAVNTKVEYTALEDWMHGMPKNVPNILVKSKSVSKSKDISKIAQSSTCSKSAILEEICDDTASTELGRLEKVKISGNPENFTKIKPKRNRKKQSETPSDNKNLPGPSGYRKISGAILGEGILPKTSPDKTIPISDAGKNTLNKVFKSRSVHMKIPNSFSHVTDFHLPNVEGSPMTINKPSYQKGRNVSGVYKNDTGSSSPVSVNRSSKSTITAAEKEDVVNTTTLPSKSVPGAKSSVQMGSFAISKSQEIIPIKSAESFLTPITKQQKPITPIRPGHAISYADYCAQMDDAEAAKDAASKQRRKSDSGVNTVSEFRKSDAKPQEMTINSLKNDENLLLKKLNQLNFSTKCSDDSTSAHSADTTSQSSDTVDVLISPTVKQEKGNTTIKYELDDDDDKDSVHLSDHRYTKTPDASPAKPLTTGLLQKTSTEAGTVVIGSRNQPPQDNRKHPVYAVKYGDKLFLIHGKDNKKGESTKMDTNTQKQSASNFKAISPKIPIKTEPVLSKKNSHKVNTGKVVSKRKLDFIKKLVLNQKSVKRQKKQGKQTTVYSCRSNRTSVYRNSKVVYIKKQNDTIQTTTSRVNITLTKGTDAKLKRWSRYADFTVQLTYDTDNRLIHITVDELQSGFYKVTPVSEMSDTRTITAILTCLPPHPDIITAGDTFIAVGPLRNVMDTGNGXETHCGMAIIPARETSQLNPPIPSHVSWRSTFQRYQLPSKTRRQRVVSSCSF; from the exons ATGAAGGTCCCGCCTGGAGCCCGTAAAATCAAACCTTCCTCTGTGGTACTGACAAAACTTGCACCTAGTGACCTTCCTGATGGCATCACGTGTAATATTCATGATTCTCCTGGTGTGGCTTGTCCTCTCAGCATCACGATGAATTCTACGACCTCAGAGAAACAGCTTCCAGGCGGGGCAGATTCCGGACACGGTTTATCAGGTATAACCAATAGCTATACTGACGACCGTCCTACCGAAACATCATCTATCGAACCTTTACGTAAACGAAGCAAAGAAAGGAATGCGATGTCTCCTACATCTTATTTCAAACAGGAAACCCTAGGGACATCTGCATCAGAGAACGTGTACGAAGCATCACCAAGGAAGCGTAGAAAACTCCACTTCCCTTCCTCTCCAAGGCCTGGCGATGTAAATTTACATGTCCTTTCTGATTCAGAAATTACAGACGGCAACATGACAAGAAACGCAAAAGAACAACCATCTACATCTTCTAGAAATCAACAGCGCATAACAATGACAATTCCAACTGTTATCGGAGTAAGTTTTGGCAGCTCTGACAACAACATTAGTAACATCCATGCACAAACTGTAAATACCAGCACATCACTGGAGTCTAGCAGTGGAGGGATTAACGTGTCCACAAAGGTAAATGTTTCGAACAATCTGTTCGCTAAAAGCGAAGGCATAGCAATGAAGAATTCGAGAGGGAATTTCGGTGACGAAACAAGGCTATCTTGTAAACCCAAAGAGCTTACCACTAAATCACATGATGACACAATAACACCATTTACCCCCGGTGCTAAAGCGACCGAATCTTTCATCCTGCcgaaaaatatgaagaaatccAACAACACAATCGAGAATATAACAGCCAAACTAATGCGAGAAAAACAAGAAGCAGGGAATTGCTCTGTGTCTGCTGGTGTAAGCTTACCGAAAACAAATCGTCAGGCGTTGATAACATCGGCGTATACGGCTGTCAAGCCGACAAACAAACAACTGTCCGTTGATCAAAGAGGACATCGCTCCAGAAAAAGACCTGTTCAAAAACAATACGTACGCAGTAATTCTGCGATAGTTGTTCCATTAAAAGAAGAATCGCTCAACAGGGAGCGATGCTCTTCGGTACCTTCTCCTGGTGCAAGTAAATTAAAGGAGACACGAAAGTTGCTGAAATCAGCAATATCAGCGAGTGCCGTCAACACCAAAGTCGAATACACAGCATTGGAAGATTGGATGCATGGGATGCCAAAAAACGTGCCAAATATTCTGGTAAAATCCAAAAGTGTATCAAAGTCAAAAGATATTTCTAAAATAGCCCAGTCTTCAACCTGCAGTAAATCGGCCATATTGGAGGAAATTTGTGATGACACAGCTTCGACAGAACTAGGTCGACTGGAGAAGGTAAAGATATCTGGAAATCCTGAGAATTTTACAAAGATTAAACCAAAGCGAAATCGGAAAAAGCAAAGTGAAACGCCATCAGACAATAAAAATTTACCCGGTCCATCGGGATATCGAAAGATCAGCGGAGCGATCCTAGGAGAAGGAATCCTACCGAAAACCTCTCCAGACAAAACTATTCCTATTAGCGATGCAGGGAAAAACACACTAAACAAAGTATTTAAGTCAAGAAGTGTACATATGAAGATTCCGAATTCATTTTCCCATGTTACCGACTTTCACCTTCCTAATGTCGAAGGATCTCCAATGACCATTAATAAACCATCTTACCAAAAAGGGAGGAATGTTTCAGGCGTTTACAAGAATGACACAGGGTCCAGCAGCCCTGTATCTGTTAACCGTTCATCAAAAAGCACAATAACGGCTGCGGAGAAAGAGGATGTAGTAAATACAACAACTCTGCCAAGTAAAAGTGTTCCTGGAGCAAAGTCATCGGTCCAGATGGGAAGTTTCGCCATAAGTAAATCGCAGGAAATAATTCCCATCAAATCAGCAGAATCATTCCTTACTCCAATCACAAAGCAGCAGAAGCCCATCACGCCAATACGTCCAGGGCACGCTATATCATACGCCGACTACTGTGCCCAAATGGACGATGCTGAAGCCGCAAAGGATGCAGCGAGCAAGCAAAGACGGAAATCAGATTCTGGTGTGAATACAGTGTCAGAGTTTAGAAAATCTGACGCAAAACCACAGGAAATGACCATcaattcactgaaaaatgatGAGAATTTATTGCTGAAAAAGCTAAACCAGTTAAATTTTAGTACAAAATGTTCGGATGATAGTACCAGTGCACACTCTGCCGATACTACTTCACAGTCCAGCGACACTGTGGATGTACTTATTAGTCCTACCGTAAAACAAGAGAAGGGTAACACGACGATTAAATACGAGTTAGACGATGACGACGATAAGGATAGTGTTCATCTCTCTGATCACAGGTACACGAAGACTCCAGACGCGTCACCCGCTAAGCCGCTTACTACGGGACTATTACAGAAAACCTCTACAGAGGCCGGCACTGTGGTCATTGGCAGTCGCAACCAGCCCCCACAGGATAACCGCAAACACCCTGTATACGCAGTCAAATATGGCGACAAGCTTTTCCTCATACATGGCAAAGACAACAAGAAAGGCGAATCTACTAAAATGGACACAAACACCCAAAAGCAAAGCGCTTCGAATTTCAAGGCCATTTCTCCAAAGATTCCAATCAAAACAGAGCCAGTATTGTCTAAGAAAAACAGCCATAAAGTGAACACAGGAAAAGTAGTTTCAAAGCGCAAATTGGATTTCATAAAGAAGCTTGTGTTGAATCAGAAAAGTGTCAAAAGGCAAAAGAAACAGGGAAAACAGACAACAGTATATTCTTGCAGGTCGAACAGGACGTCTGTTTACAGGAATAGCAAGGTGGTTTACATCAAGAAACAGAACGACACAATACAGACCACTACGTCCAGGGTAAACATCACCCTTACCAAAGGTACAGATGCCAAGCTGAAGCGATGGAGCAGGTACGCCGACTTCACGGTACAACTTACATATGACACCGACAACAGATTGATACACATCACAGTCGACGAGCTCCAGTCTGGATTCTACAAGGTGACGCCAGTAAGTGAAATGTCCGATACAAGAACGATAACTGCGATTCTGACCTGCCTACCGCCTCATCCAGATATTATTACTGCCGGAGACACATTCATTGCTGTTGGACCATTGCGAAATGTCATGGACACCGGTAATG GGGAAACACACTGCGGTATGGCCATCATACCAGCTAGGGAAACATCTCAACTCAATCCTCCCATTCCAAGCCATGTGTCATGGAGATCTACATTCCAGCGATACCAGTTACCGTCCAAAACAAGACGCCAGCGAGTGGTATCAAGCTGCAGCTTTTGA